From a single Athene noctua chromosome 2, bAthNoc1.hap1.1, whole genome shotgun sequence genomic region:
- the LOC141957132 gene encoding C-C chemokine receptor type 2-like isoform X1, producing the protein MINTACVQRIRNSLESISEMTTEFDYGDSAPCMGTEEKHFAASLLPPLYSLVVIFGLTGNMLVVLILVKYKRLKSMTDIYLLNLAISDLLFVFSLPFWAYYAVHDWIFGEALCRILSGIYLLGFYSGIFFIILLTLDRYLAIVHAVFALKARTVTYGILASVATWVVALLVSVPGIVFHKTQKENSRYTCSAHYPNDASIKWKYSFTLKMNILGLIVPMLIMIFSYSRILITLLRCRNEKKQKAVRLIFVIMIVYFIFWTPFHISSFLYTFQSLLFIPNCEIKGHLEKAIQVTETISMIHCCINPVIYAFVGEKFRKYLHSFFRKHVAAHLCKKCPNLYREKLERVSSTFTPSTAEHDISTGL; encoded by the coding sequence TGACAACAGAATTTGACTACGGTGATTCAGCACCATgcatgggaactgaggaaaagcACTTTGCAGCAAGTCTTCTGCCACCGCTTTATTCTTTGGTGGTGATATTTGGCCTCACCGGCAACATGCTTGTTGTCCTTATCCTGGTCAAATACAAGAGATTGAAGAGCATGACTGACATCTACCTGCTCAATTTGGCAATTTCTGAtttgctgtttgtattttctctccctttttggGCTTATTATGCTGTTCACGACTGGATTTTTGGGGAGGCGCTGTGTAGAATACTCTCAGGCATCTACCTCCTTGGCTTCTATAGTGGCATCTTTTTCATAATCCTGTTGACCCTAGACAGGTATCTGGCCATAGTGCATGCAGTGTTTGCTTTAAAAGCTAGGACAGTCACCTACGGCATCCTCGCCAGCGTTGCCACTTGGGTTGTTGCTCTTTTGGTTTCTGTTCCTGGGATAGTATTTCACAAAACTCAAAAGGAAAATTCACGCTATACCTGTAGTGCTCATTATCCAAATGATGCCTCAATAAAATGGAAATACTCCTTTACTTTAAAGATGAACATTCTGGGACTTATTGTTCCAATGCTCATTATGATTTTCAGTTACTCACGAATTCTAATAACATTATTGAGATGTaggaatgagaaaaaacagaaggcAGTCAGACTTATTTTTGTGATCATGATTGTTTATTTCATCTTCTGGACACCgttccatatttcttcttttctgtataCATTTCAAAGTTTACTTTTCATCCCAAATTGTGAAATCAAAGGTCATCTGGAGAAAGCAATTCAAGTGACAGAAACAATATCAATGATCCACTGTTGTATCAATCCTGTGATCTATGCATTTGTTGGAGAAAAATTTAGGAAGTATCTTCACAGCTTTTTCCGAAAACATGTTGCAGCCCACCTCTGCAAAAAATGTCCAAATCTTTATCGTGAAAAATTAGAAAGAGTTAGTTCCACATTCACACCATCCACTGCAGAGCATGACATCTCTACTGgactgtaa
- the LOC141957132 gene encoding C-C chemokine receptor type 2-like isoform X2 — MENNTTDIDDWSLTTEFDYGDSAPCMGTEEKHFAASLLPPLYSLVVIFGLTGNMLVVLILVKYKRLKSMTDIYLLNLAISDLLFVFSLPFWAYYAVHDWIFGEALCRILSGIYLLGFYSGIFFIILLTLDRYLAIVHAVFALKARTVTYGILASVATWVVALLVSVPGIVFHKTQKENSRYTCSAHYPNDASIKWKYSFTLKMNILGLIVPMLIMIFSYSRILITLLRCRNEKKQKAVRLIFVIMIVYFIFWTPFHISSFLYTFQSLLFIPNCEIKGHLEKAIQVTETISMIHCCINPVIYAFVGEKFRKYLHSFFRKHVAAHLCKKCPNLYREKLERVSSTFTPSTAEHDISTGL, encoded by the coding sequence ATGGAAAACAATACCACAGACATAGATGACTGGTCACTGACAACAGAATTTGACTACGGTGATTCAGCACCATgcatgggaactgaggaaaagcACTTTGCAGCAAGTCTTCTGCCACCGCTTTATTCTTTGGTGGTGATATTTGGCCTCACCGGCAACATGCTTGTTGTCCTTATCCTGGTCAAATACAAGAGATTGAAGAGCATGACTGACATCTACCTGCTCAATTTGGCAATTTCTGAtttgctgtttgtattttctctccctttttggGCTTATTATGCTGTTCACGACTGGATTTTTGGGGAGGCGCTGTGTAGAATACTCTCAGGCATCTACCTCCTTGGCTTCTATAGTGGCATCTTTTTCATAATCCTGTTGACCCTAGACAGGTATCTGGCCATAGTGCATGCAGTGTTTGCTTTAAAAGCTAGGACAGTCACCTACGGCATCCTCGCCAGCGTTGCCACTTGGGTTGTTGCTCTTTTGGTTTCTGTTCCTGGGATAGTATTTCACAAAACTCAAAAGGAAAATTCACGCTATACCTGTAGTGCTCATTATCCAAATGATGCCTCAATAAAATGGAAATACTCCTTTACTTTAAAGATGAACATTCTGGGACTTATTGTTCCAATGCTCATTATGATTTTCAGTTACTCACGAATTCTAATAACATTATTGAGATGTaggaatgagaaaaaacagaaggcAGTCAGACTTATTTTTGTGATCATGATTGTTTATTTCATCTTCTGGACACCgttccatatttcttcttttctgtataCATTTCAAAGTTTACTTTTCATCCCAAATTGTGAAATCAAAGGTCATCTGGAGAAAGCAATTCAAGTGACAGAAACAATATCAATGATCCACTGTTGTATCAATCCTGTGATCTATGCATTTGTTGGAGAAAAATTTAGGAAGTATCTTCACAGCTTTTTCCGAAAACATGTTGCAGCCCACCTCTGCAAAAAATGTCCAAATCTTTATCGTGAAAAATTAGAAAGAGTTAGTTCCACATTCACACCATCCACTGCAGAGCATGACATCTCTACTGgactgtaa